The Fimbriimonas ginsengisoli Gsoil 348 genome window below encodes:
- a CDS encoding 7-carboxy-7-deazaguanine synthase QueE: MSDDARLRIAEIFASVQGEGSWVGIPSVFVRVSGCNLRCAWCDTPYASWRPEGPVMPVGEILERVIATGIDHVVLTGGEPMLFGGVETLAEECHRLGKTITIETAGTIYRELPCDLMSISPKLANSTPQDEAWRERHESTRLQIDVLQRLIDRYRYQLKFVVGPNVEADLVEIEGLLSRLRGVVPQRVLLMPEGTDAETLHRRARALVGPVMRRNWRLTTRLHIDLFGNTKGT, translated from the coding sequence TTGTCCGACGACGCCCGCCTTCGTATCGCTGAGATTTTCGCCTCTGTCCAAGGGGAGGGAAGCTGGGTCGGCATCCCGAGTGTTTTTGTGCGCGTGAGCGGCTGTAACCTCCGTTGCGCTTGGTGCGACACTCCTTATGCAAGCTGGCGGCCGGAGGGGCCGGTGATGCCGGTCGGCGAGATCTTGGAGCGGGTGATCGCGACCGGGATCGATCACGTGGTGCTCACGGGGGGCGAGCCGATGCTCTTTGGCGGGGTCGAGACGCTAGCTGAAGAGTGTCACCGGTTGGGCAAGACGATCACAATCGAAACGGCGGGAACGATCTACCGGGAGCTTCCCTGCGATCTCATGAGCATCAGCCCGAAGCTCGCCAATTCGACTCCGCAAGACGAGGCGTGGCGCGAGCGTCACGAATCGACCCGTTTGCAGATCGACGTCTTGCAGAGACTTATCGACCGCTATCGTTATCAGCTCAAATTCGTCGTCGGACCGAATGTCGAGGCCGACCTGGTCGAGATCGAAGGGTTGCTCTCCCGCCTTCGAGGAGTGGTTCCCCAGCGGGTCTTGTTAATGCCGGAAGGGACGGATGCCGAGACGCTTCACCGGCGAGCGCGAGCACTCGTGGGGCCGGTGATGCGCCGGAACTGGCGTCTTACGACGAGGCTGCACATCGACCTGTTTGGGAATACGAAAGGAACTTAA